In Sphingobacterium sp. R2, the genomic stretch TTCGGTAACGTATTTCACTGATCAAATGGTAGTCGTTGTTTTTAGTCCAAAAATCTGTCTGCAGTTTAAAGTTCGATTGGCTGTTGGATGTGAAAGTTCCCATAGCCATGACCGTGGAGGTACGTATTTTGGGATCAGATTTGTCCAGATAAAAATTATAGGTGCTGGCCAGGCCATATTCCACACCTGTTTCCTGCGCATAGCCAATTGCCGGCAAAACCATAAAACTGCCGGAACGCGTGGAATCTCTTTCGGAAGAAAGAAATTTTTTACTCAATTTTTGAATAATATTTTGAGCTTTCAATTCACCTGATACCATCAAAAGTACCGTGACAAGTGTCGAGTATGGGATAAGTTTAGAAAGTGATTGCGGTAAAATTTGCATGCCCAAAGATAGTATATTAGGTAAATAACCAAAACAGGCAAATAAGCAAAGAAAAATTATTGTGCTGCATATCAGTGTCATTGATAAAAAGTGTGGTTTTTTTTTGATAATTATTTTTGTAAAGTGAGTTTTGTGTCTATCTTTGCATCAGCAAACAAGGGAACAACGGTTCAAAACAACGAAAGTTTGCTTAGTTCTTTAAATGAAAAAAAAATAAAAAATAAACTTGCAGAAATCAAAAGTAAATTCGATATTTGCACTCGCTGAAAAGGTAGAAATGCTTGATCAGACGTTGATAGAATGTAAGTTTTAAAAAAGATATTAGAAGCCTCTTTAGCTCAGCTGGTAGAGCAACTGACTTGTAATCAGTAGGTCATTGGTTCGATTCCGATAAGAGGCTCTAAATGTAACGAAAGTTACAGGTCTGGAGGGGTTCCAGAGCGGTCAAATGGGACGGACTGTAAATCCGTTGCTTCGGCTTCGAAGGTTCGAATCCTTCTCCCTCCACACTTTTTTTTAATTAGATGATTAGATTATTCTAATTTCTGATTGTTAAGCGGAAGTAGCTCAGTTGGTAGAGCGATAGCCTTCCAAGCTATAGGTCGCGAGTTCGAACCTCGTCTTCCGCTCAAATTTTTCAAGTATTAAATTTAGTCTCTATCTTCTTTGATAATAATGTATCTAAAGGTGGGGGCATTAATACGTAAATAAGGTTTTTTAGTAAGCCGAAGTAGCTCAGGGGTAGAGCACTTCCTTGGTAAGGAAGAGGTCGTGGGTTCAAATCCCATCTTTGGCTCGTACTTGTGTAAAAGTTAAGCAAGAGTATATAACAAATAGAAATAATTTATAATTACTAATTCGCATAAACATGGCAAAAGAGAAATTTGACCGTAGTAAACCACACTTAAACATTGGTACTATCGGTCACGTTGACCACGGTAAAACTACAACTACAGCTGCTATCACTAAAGTATTGGCTGATAAAGGTTTGTCAGAAGCTCGTTCATTTGATTCAATTGACTCTGCTCCTGAAGAAAAAGAGCGTGGTATCACAATCAATACTGCACACGTAGAATATTCTACAGCTAACCGTCACTATGCACACGTTGACTGTCCAGGTCACGCTGACTACGTTAAGAACATGGTAACTGGTGCTGCTCAAATGGACGGTGCTATCATCGTAGTTGCTGCGACTGATGGTCCTATGCCTCAAACTCGTGAGCACATCTTGTTGGCTCGCCAAGTAGGTGTTCCTGCGTTAGTAGTATTCATGAACAAAACTGACTTAGTTGATGATCCTGAGTTGTTAGACTTAGTTGAAATGGAAGTTCGTGAGTTATTATCATTCTACGAATTCCCTGGTGATGATATCCCTGTAATCAAAGGTTCTGCTTTAGGTGCATTGAATGGTGAGCCTGAGTGGGTTGAGAAAATCATGGAATTAATGGATGCTGTTGATAACTACATTCCAATTCCTCCACGTTTGACTGACTTACCTTTCTTGATGCCAGTAGAGGACGTATTCTCGATCACAGGTCGTGGTACAGTAGCTACAGGTCGTATCGAAAGAGGTGTGATCAACTCTGGTGATCCAGTTGAGATCTTAGGTATGGGTGCTGAGAACTTGAAATCTACAGTAACAGGTGTTGAGATGTTCCGTAAAATCTTAGATTACGGTGAGGCTGGTGATAACGTAGGTTTATTGTTACGTGGTATTGAGAAAACTGATATCAAACGTGGTATGGTTATTTGTAAACCAGGTTCAGTAACTCCTCACGATCATTTCAAAGCAGAGGTTTACGTATTGTCAAAAGCTGAAGGTGGTCGTCACACACCATTCTTCAACAAATATCGTCCTCAATTCTATTTCCGTACAACTGACGTAACTGGAGAAATCTCTTTACCAGAAGGTACTGAAATGGTTATGCCAGGTGATAACGTTACAATCAGCGTGAAATTAATTTCTGCGATTGCAATGGAAAAAGGTCTACGTTTCGCTATCCGTGAAGGTGGTCGTACAGTAGGTGCAGGTCAGGTAACTGAAATTATCTAGTCTTAAATTAAGATTTAGAATCACATAAGATAAGCTAATCGACTCAGGTTGATTAGCTTATTTTTTCGATAAGCGATTTATCGGATTAGAATAAAAAAAAGTGAAAAAAGATTTGCAGAAAGTGGTTTAAAACACTATATTTGCATCACAAAATAAGAAATACACGGGCATAGTTTAAAGGTAGAACGAAGGTCTCCAAAACCTTTGGTCTGGGTTCGAGTCCTGGTGCCCGTGCTTATAAAAACAGATAAACTAAAATGGCAAAAGTACTTGATTTTTTTAAAGACTCTTATGTAGAGATCACTGAGAAAGTGACTTGGCCTACATGGTCTCAGTTACAAAGTTCAGCTGTTATTGTACTTGTTGCTTCTCTTCTTATTGCATTGGTCGTCTTTGTAATGGATAAAGCTTCAAGTGTAGGGTTAGAATTCTTGTACGGTATTGCTTCTTAATTTTTCAATCGTATTTATTTATGGCAGATCAAGGTTTAAAGTGGTACGTAGTTCGTGCTGTAAGTGGTAAAGAAAAGAAAGTAAAGCAATATATTGATGCCGAGGTTAGCCGTTTAGGTATTGAACACTTGATTCCTCAGGTGTTGATTCCAATGGAGAAATACTACTTAATGCGCGATGGTAAGAAAGTTGCTAAAGAACGCAACTACTATCCCGGCTATGTATTGTTAGAAGCCGCACTTGATGGTGAGTTAGAGCACGTGATTAAAAATATCAATAGTGTAATTGGTTTCTTGGGAGATAAAGCTGGTAACGCTGTCCCTTTACGCCAAGCAGAGGTAAATCGTATCCTGGGTAAGGTGGATGAAATGGCAGAGCAAGGTGAAACCATTAATGTTCCTTATTACGTGGGTGAAACAGTCAAAGTGAATGATGGTCCTTTCAATGGATTCACTGGAGAGATCGAAGAAGTTCACGAGGATAAAAAGAAATTAATCGTGATGGTGAAAGTCTTCGGTCGTAAGACACCACTTGAACTAAACTACATGCAAGTAGAAAAAGAGTAAAATTAGTAATTAACGATAGAGAAAAGCTTTTCATGAAAATTGGAAGGCTTTTTTTGTATCTTACTGCCGATGAAAAAGCCAGTAATTTATCTATTTCTATTGTTATACTTCTTTACATTGATAAGCTGTACAAGTGTAGCGAAGTATAATCGATTTATTCAGACTCCACTGTCCGTCAAAGCCATGCTGCAGGATATCAACTATGTTGAACGTAATCTATGGAACATGCATCCCGACCTGTTTCTTTATGTGCAGCAGAATCAGTTGAAAGGTAAGTTTGACAGCCTTCGTTCCACCATCCGTCAACCGTTATTGCCCAACCAGTTCCAGCTGGCATTAGCGGCTGTGCTGGCTCAAGTTCGGCAAGGGCATATGACTTTAAGTCCACTTATTTTTAAATTTGATCCGAAAGGTAAGGATAAAGTCCGCTACCAAAAAAGCATTGGTCCCCTTTTCCAATTAGGCTTTCATTGGACAGAAAATACACTCTATCTCTCAAAAAATGGGACCTCAGATTCAATTTTGCTTGTCGGATCCAAAATACTTGCTATTCAGGGAATACAGCCGCAAAATCTGTACACTAAATATCGTCCAACCTTTACGTCGGACGGCTATAATACGACATTTATAGATCAGGCTTTCGAGCGTTTATTACCGCGGTATTACCAATTGGAACTGGGGTATAAAGATTCTATTTCGGTTTTGTTTTCTCGCGCCGATAGTACATATCAGCGGACTGTGGTCAGAAGGTTTGACAGTGTTGATACAAAGGCTAAATCAGGGATAAGGACCACGGCAGTGAAAAAAGTGAGCCAACCTGATCAGAAGAAAAGTGATCTAAAAAAGCAGCGTAAAATCTTTGGTTATAATCCTAATCTAAAAAGAATGAGTAAACAGCTCTCTTTCCCTGTTAAAGGCGATAGTAGTGTTGCTTTATTGAAAGTGGTTGACTTTTCGTATGGGCGTCCAAAAGAAGCCTATAGAAGAATTTTTGATCGGCTTAAGCTTAATTCGGTCCAATACCTGATCTTGGATCTTCGTGGCAATTTGGGCGGACGTTTGTCCGATGTCCGTGAACTATACAGTTACTTAGTGGAAGAGGATAAATTCCAATTTGTTCAGCCGGCAGTTATCACCTCAAAATTCAACTTGCCGTTTTATCAGATAAAAGGGTTGCCTGGCTGGTCTTATCCCATTTTATCACCATTTATTATACCAAGTGCTGTAGTATCCTGGACAAAGAGCTTTTCCAAAGATGGGATAAATTATACCCATCTTACAGGAAGTAAAGTCGAAAAATCAAAAGGCAGTCGCTATCGCGGTGATTTATTTGTACTGATTGATGGCGGAACTTTTTCTGCAGCAAGTTTAATTGCTACAAATCTAAAAGTTGGGAAGCGGGCTGTTTTTGTGGGGGAGGAAACTGGTGGGGCTGCCAATGGAACAGTTGCCGGATCTCTTCCTGTGCTGAAACTTCCAAACTCCCATCTGCGTTGGCGTTTTGGCTTAATGGATGTCAAACCTTATTATCAAGTATCAGAAGAGGGAAGGGGTGTCATGCCGGATATTCCTGTCTTACGGAGTGTTGATGATGTTATCAAGAAGAAAGATCCAGTATTGGATAAGGTGTTGAAGTCTATTAGAGTACAGTAGAACTGATGTGAATTTGTTAAAATCGATAATTCTAGTGTTAATATTTAGAAAGGTGTCAAGTTTTTTTTTTGTAGGAAGATGTGCGATCTGGGCTAGGATATAAAAAAAACATAAATTCCTGAAAAATTAAAAGTTAGATACTTGCAGGATTCAAATCTTCTTATTAACTTTGCACCTCGGTTGGGGTGTTACGTCCTGGCCGATGAATGTTACGTTATTTGCTTCCAACTTACTAACAGACATTTAACAAAATTAAATTCAAAACAAAATGGCAAAAGAAGTCAGTGCGTTAGTAAAATTACAAGTTAAGGGCGGGGCTGCGAATCCTTCACCTCCAGTAGGACCTGCATTGGGTGCTAAAGGTGTGAATATTATGGATTTCTGTAAGCAGTTTAACGCTCGTACGCAAGACAAACCAGGTCAAGTATTGCCTGTTGTCATTACAGTTTACGCTGATAAATCATTTGATTTTATCATCAAGACTCCACCGGTAGCGGTTCAGTTGAAAGACGCTGCTAAATTAAAAAGTGGATCTGGCGAGCCTAACCGTAAAAAAGTTGCGGCTATCACTTGGGAACAAGTTGAGACCATCGCTAAAGATAAAATGCCTGATTTAAATGCATTTACTGTAGAGGCTGCTATGAAAATGGTAGCGGGTACAGCACGTAGTATGGGTATTACCGTGTCAGGTAATGCTCCTTGGAACAATTAATTAAGAAATCAATTTAAGAAAAGTGGCTAGATTAACAAAAAATCAAAAAGCGGCACTATCCAAAATTGAAGCTGGTAAAGCATACTCTTTGAAAGAAGCTTCGGCTTTAGTTAAAGAAATCTCATTGACCAAATTTGATGCTTCTGTGGATATCGACGTTCGTTTGGGCGTAGATCCTCGTAAAGCAAATCAAATGGTTCGTGGTATTGCAACATTACCTCACGGTACTGGTAAAACTGTTCGTGTTTTAGTTTTATGTACTCCTGATAAGGAAGAAGAAGCTAAAGCGGCAGGTGCAGACTACGTAGGTTTAGATGATTACATCAGCAAAATTGAAGGTGGTTGGACTGACGTTGATATCATTATTACTATGCCTAGTGTTATGGCTAAAGTTGGTAAATTGGGTCGTATTTTAGGTCCAAGAAACTTGATGCCTAACCCTAAAACTGGTACAGTTACAACAGAAGTTGGTAAAGCTGTAACAGATGTAAAAGGTGGTAAGATCGATTTCAAAGTTGACAAAACCGGTATCATCCATACTTCTATTGGTAAAGCGTCGTTCGATGCAGATAAGATATATGATAACGCACTAGAGGTATTACAAACTCTAGCTCGTTTGAAACCATCTGCAGCTAAAGGAACTTACTTTAAAAGTATTCACATTTCCTCAACTATGAGTCCTGGTATTCATATTGAGACTAAATCAGTAGCAGGTATTTAATCATGAGAAAAGAAGAAAAACAAGAAATTGTTCTAGCTTTGGCCGAACAGATTAAATCTTACGGTAACTTCTACATTACCGATACTGCTGAGTTGTCAGTTGAAAAAGTGAATAACATTCGTCGTAAATGTTTTGAACAAGGCATCGAGATTAAAGCTGTAAAAAACACTTTAATCAAGAAAGCATTAATCGAAGCTGGTGTTGATGAAGAAGATATTTTTGGAACGCTTAAAGGTGCGTCTACAATGATGTTTTCAGAAGTCGCTAATGCGCCTGCGAAATTAATCAAAGAATTGCGTAAAACTAATGAAAAACCGTTGTTAAAAGCGGCTTTCATTGAAGCAACAGCATTCGTTGGAGATAATCAATTAACTGCATTAGTTAATCTTAAATCTAAAAACGAGCTTATTGCGGACGTTATCGCAGCCTTGGAATCTCCTGCGAAAAATGTTATTTCAGCTCTTCAATCAGGAGGAAATACGGTTGCAGGTTTAGTAAAAGCTTTAGAAGAAAGAGGTTAACGAATCCTCTAGAACAGAAACATTCGTTACAATTTAATTAACAATTTTTATAAAGTACATTCAAAAATTCAAAATAAAATGGCAGATTTAAAACAACTTGCTGAACAGTTAGTTAACTTAACAGTAAAAGAAGTTAAAGAATTAGCTGATATCTTAAAAGACGAGTATGGCATCGAGCCTGCTGCTGCTGCTGTTGCTGTAGCTGCTGCTCCAGCTGAAGGTGGTGCTGCTGCTGCAGAAGAGAAAACTTCATTTGACGTTATCTTGAAAGAAGCTGGTGGTCAAAAATTAGCTGTAGTTAAATTGGTTAAAGATTTAGCTGGATTAGGCTTGAAAGAAGCTAAAGATTTAGTTGACGGAGCACCTAAAGAATTAAAAGCTGGTGTATCTAAAGACGAAGCAGAAGCTTTGAAAAAACAATTAGAAGAAGCTGGTGCTGTTGTTGAGATTAAATAATCTCAACTAAATTAGCCCGAAAAGGTTTAGACTCTGACGATTTTTCGTCAGAGTCTATTCCTATTTATATCAATACGCCACTATGCTGTGTATATGCTGGGCACAGTGGACACGTGGTTTACAGCATAAGTGTAAGCGCAGTTTTTTTAAAACTAAAATTCATATTCCCTTGGCAAACAATAATATTCAACAAGAAAGAATAAACTTTGCAACAAGTAAGAAAGTATTGGAATATCCAGATTTCTTAGATGTGCAATTGGAATCTTTCAAGGAGTTTTTTCAATTAGAAACTACTTCTGACAACCGCCATCAGGAAGGGCTGTTCAAGGTATTCTCGGAAAACTTCCCTATTTCTGATTCAAGAAACATTTTTGTGCTAGAGTTTTTGGATTATTTCATTGATCCACCACGTTATGATATCCAAGAGTGTATCGAGCGCGGCTTGACTTATAGCGTTCCTTTAAAGGCTAAGTTAAAGTTATCTTGTAATGATGAAGAACACGAAGATTTCGAAACTATTGTTCAGGACGTATATTTAGGGACTATCCCTTATATGACTCCTAAAGGTACTTTCGTGGTAAATGGTGCAGAGCGTGTCATCGTATCGCAATTACACCGTTCACCAGGCGTTTTCTTTGGTCAAAGTAGACACACAAATGGTACTAAACTTTATTCTGCAAGGGTAATTCCTTTCAAAGGATCTTGGATCGAATTTGCAACTGACGTAAATAACGTCATGTATGCGTACATCGACCGTAAAAAGAAATTCCCAGTTACGACCTTATTGCGTGCTATCGGTTACGATTCGGATAAAGATATCTTAGAATTGTTCGACTTAGCGGATGAAGTAAAAGTTAGTAAATCTGGTCTTAAAAAATATGTTGGTCGTCGTCTTGCGGCTAGGGTATTGAAAAAATGGGTAGAAGATTTCGTGGATGAAGATACTGGTGAAGTAGTATCCATCGATCGTAATGAAATTATCCTTGAGCGTGAAACTGTTCTAGAAGATGATCACATTGATTTTATTATCGAAGCTGGCGTTAAGTCTATTATCTTAGCGAAAGACGATGAGTCTAACAATGCTGACTATTCTATTATATATAACACTTTACAAAAAGATACGTCCAACTCGGAGAAAGAAGCGGTAGAACATATCTATCGTCAATTACGTAACGCTGAACCACCAGATGAGGAAACCGCGCGTGGTATCATCGACCGTTTATTTTTCTCTGACAAGCGTTATGATTTGGGCGATGTAGGTCGCTACCGTATCAACCGTAAGTTGAAGTTGGATACTCCGGATGATACGAAAGTATTAACCCGTGAGGACATCATTGCAATTGTGAAGTATTTGATCAATTTGATCAACTCTAAAGCAGAGGTTGATGATATTGACCACTTGTCGAACCGTCGTGTACGTACTGTAGGCGAACAATTATATGCTCAGTTTGGTGTTGGTCTATCTCGTATGGCTCGTACAATCAGAGAGCGTATGAATATCCGCGATAATGAGGTATTTACACCGACTGATTTGATTAATGCACGTACACTTTCGTCGGTAATCAATTCGTTCTTCGGTACAAACCAATTGTCTCAGTTTATGGACCAAACTAACCCTCTTGCTGAGATT encodes the following:
- the tuf gene encoding elongation factor Tu, translating into MAKEKFDRSKPHLNIGTIGHVDHGKTTTTAAITKVLADKGLSEARSFDSIDSAPEEKERGITINTAHVEYSTANRHYAHVDCPGHADYVKNMVTGAAQMDGAIIVVAATDGPMPQTREHILLARQVGVPALVVFMNKTDLVDDPELLDLVEMEVRELLSFYEFPGDDIPVIKGSALGALNGEPEWVEKIMELMDAVDNYIPIPPRLTDLPFLMPVEDVFSITGRGTVATGRIERGVINSGDPVEILGMGAENLKSTVTGVEMFRKILDYGEAGDNVGLLLRGIEKTDIKRGMVICKPGSVTPHDHFKAEVYVLSKAEGGRHTPFFNKYRPQFYFRTTDVTGEISLPEGTEMVMPGDNVTISVKLISAIAMEKGLRFAIREGGRTVGAGQVTEII
- the secE gene encoding preprotein translocase subunit SecE, encoding MAKVLDFFKDSYVEITEKVTWPTWSQLQSSAVIVLVASLLIALVVFVMDKASSVGLEFLYGIAS
- the nusG gene encoding transcription termination/antitermination protein NusG, producing the protein MADQGLKWYVVRAVSGKEKKVKQYIDAEVSRLGIEHLIPQVLIPMEKYYLMRDGKKVAKERNYYPGYVLLEAALDGELEHVIKNINSVIGFLGDKAGNAVPLRQAEVNRILGKVDEMAEQGETINVPYYVGETVKVNDGPFNGFTGEIEEVHEDKKKLIVMVKVFGRKTPLELNYMQVEKE
- a CDS encoding S41 family peptidase → MKKPVIYLFLLLYFFTLISCTSVAKYNRFIQTPLSVKAMLQDINYVERNLWNMHPDLFLYVQQNQLKGKFDSLRSTIRQPLLPNQFQLALAAVLAQVRQGHMTLSPLIFKFDPKGKDKVRYQKSIGPLFQLGFHWTENTLYLSKNGTSDSILLVGSKILAIQGIQPQNLYTKYRPTFTSDGYNTTFIDQAFERLLPRYYQLELGYKDSISVLFSRADSTYQRTVVRRFDSVDTKAKSGIRTTAVKKVSQPDQKKSDLKKQRKIFGYNPNLKRMSKQLSFPVKGDSSVALLKVVDFSYGRPKEAYRRIFDRLKLNSVQYLILDLRGNLGGRLSDVRELYSYLVEEDKFQFVQPAVITSKFNLPFYQIKGLPGWSYPILSPFIIPSAVVSWTKSFSKDGINYTHLTGSKVEKSKGSRYRGDLFVLIDGGTFSAASLIATNLKVGKRAVFVGEETGGAANGTVAGSLPVLKLPNSHLRWRFGLMDVKPYYQVSEEGRGVMPDIPVLRSVDDVIKKKDPVLDKVLKSIRVQ
- the rplK gene encoding 50S ribosomal protein L11, with translation MAKEVSALVKLQVKGGAANPSPPVGPALGAKGVNIMDFCKQFNARTQDKPGQVLPVVITVYADKSFDFIIKTPPVAVQLKDAAKLKSGSGEPNRKKVAAITWEQVETIAKDKMPDLNAFTVEAAMKMVAGTARSMGITVSGNAPWNN
- the rplA gene encoding 50S ribosomal protein L1, encoding MARLTKNQKAALSKIEAGKAYSLKEASALVKEISLTKFDASVDIDVRLGVDPRKANQMVRGIATLPHGTGKTVRVLVLCTPDKEEEAKAAGADYVGLDDYISKIEGGWTDVDIIITMPSVMAKVGKLGRILGPRNLMPNPKTGTVTTEVGKAVTDVKGGKIDFKVDKTGIIHTSIGKASFDADKIYDNALEVLQTLARLKPSAAKGTYFKSIHISSTMSPGIHIETKSVAGI
- the rplJ gene encoding 50S ribosomal protein L10, coding for MRKEEKQEIVLALAEQIKSYGNFYITDTAELSVEKVNNIRRKCFEQGIEIKAVKNTLIKKALIEAGVDEEDIFGTLKGASTMMFSEVANAPAKLIKELRKTNEKPLLKAAFIEATAFVGDNQLTALVNLKSKNELIADVIAALESPAKNVISALQSGGNTVAGLVKALEERG
- the rplL gene encoding 50S ribosomal protein L7/L12, which gives rise to MADLKQLAEQLVNLTVKEVKELADILKDEYGIEPAAAAVAVAAAPAEGGAAAAEEKTSFDVILKEAGGQKLAVVKLVKDLAGLGLKEAKDLVDGAPKELKAGVSKDEAEALKKQLEEAGAVVEIK